The proteins below come from a single Oscillospiraceae bacterium genomic window:
- a CDS encoding orotate phosphoribosyltransferase, which translates to MAMNLVKLPTGKPNLQLRVSKGHYATSHSHINYYIDVTLTKFRLSEARAAAAELVRAYKSTTIVDTILCLDGTEVIGACMASELTKAGYTNMNAHQTIYVVTPEHTTGSQLLFRENTAPMIAGKHVLVLAASVTTGYTVQGAVEAIRYYGGDPAGIAAIFASVKECAGYPVASIFDPHDLPDYETYDAHNCPWCKQGKKIDALVNSFGYSSL; encoded by the coding sequence ATGGCGATGAATCTTGTAAAACTGCCCACTGGTAAGCCGAACCTGCAGCTGCGCGTCAGCAAGGGGCATTATGCCACCAGCCACAGCCATATCAACTATTATATTGATGTCACGCTGACAAAGTTCCGCCTGTCGGAGGCACGCGCGGCCGCAGCAGAGCTGGTGCGGGCCTATAAATCGACGACCATCGTGGATACCATCCTCTGTCTGGACGGTACCGAGGTCATTGGCGCCTGCATGGCAAGCGAACTGACCAAGGCCGGCTATACGAATATGAACGCGCACCAGACGATCTATGTGGTCACGCCGGAGCATACCACCGGCAGCCAGCTTCTTTTCCGTGAGAACACGGCCCCTATGATCGCGGGCAAGCATGTACTTGTGCTGGCAGCCTCGGTCACCACCGGCTATACGGTGCAGGGCGCGGTCGAGGCCATCCGCTACTACGGCGGTGACCCGGCCGGCATCGCGGCAATTTTTGCCTCGGTCAAGGAGTGCGCGGGCTATCCGGTGGCAAGCATCTTTGACCCCCATGACCTGCCCGACTATGAGACCTATGACGCCCACAACTGCCCCTGGTGCAAGCAGGGCAAGAAAATTGATGCCCTTGTCAATAGCTTCGGCTATTCCAGTCTGTAA